Genomic segment of Salvia hispanica cultivar TCC Black 2014 chromosome 2, UniMelb_Shisp_WGS_1.0, whole genome shotgun sequence:
TCATAGCTTGTGCAAAGGAATCATCGGATATGTCCTTCTTCATCAACTACTGCATCGACGACATTCTTAGTCAGGCTGCAGAATCAACTCTTCGCCATCAACGAGGTGATGAATTCATGCacaagtaattaataataattatatgaaattttttctaGTTTTGCTTAATAGTATAGGATCTGTAGGAGAGGCGATATCCGTGTTAGATGGAGTTCCAGTAGCTGTTAAAGACGAGATCGATTGTATGCCATATCCAACTACAGGTTGTTAATCAATTAGGCAGACTTTTTTTTAGCTATGttcaatttttgaagttctgataaaaaaatataggagGTACAAAGTGGATGCAGAAAGCGAGGGAATGTAGAAACGATGCGTACTGTGTAAAGTGTCTCCGATCATGTGGTGCCATAATACTTGGCAAAACAAATATGCATGAGCTTGGAGCTGGAATTAGTGGCATCAATCCTCATTAtgggtatatatatatgacacTGCATTTTCTCTTCCAATCAActctaataaaaatacatgataTATAAGTGGTTGTGATTGATTACAGGGCTGCTAGAAACCCTTATAACAGAAGCAAGATTACTGGAGGATCTTCGAGTGGATCGGCTGCAGTGGTAGCAGCCGGATTATGCCCTCTCGCACTTGGTGTTGATGGAGGAGGTACCATTTTTCATATAAAGTgactaaaatttcaagaattttctATTACACACTTACTTGTTTGGTAGGATCTGTAAGGCTTCCTGCAGCTCTTTGTGGCGTGGTTGGCTTCAAACCGACTTTTTCTCGTGTGCCTCATCAAGGGTAACCACACACCGTGCCTATTTCAATCAGGGTAGGATTGGAGGAATAGTAGTGTTAAGGATAAAAATAGTGAATCATTTACTTTAATATGATTTGCAGAGTTCTTCCCATAAACTACACAATAGGGATGGTTGGGATTCTTGCAGCAACAGTTGAAGATGCGCTCGTCGCGTAAGTTGTACGGATTTCTGCTCTCATTTTTCTCTAGAAAACATTGACAGATGTTTAGCCTACAGTTATGCAGCCATTGCTGGAGCAGATGAGTCCGCTACTACTGCAGTGGTTAGTACCTTTTGCATCTATTCTGCTTCCTTCTCCGATCTCTTCGTTCATGAAATCACACCATCATGTGCAGCCCAGAGTAGGCCTGCCCTTGCTCAAGTCTGCAAACTATATGTCTGATCACATCAAGATTGCAAGATATGGAGAGGTTTGTCACAatacaatatttgtttttctttcttgaaGAAAACAGAGTTTATATATGGTGATTTTAGTGGTTCGATGACTGCACCGATGATATCAAAGAATGTTGCTCCAACGCGGTTGCTAAATTATCCGACAAGTATGGATGGAAGGTAACTAACTATATTTGATCTCTATtatttcatcatctttttttgAGACTAACTTCGATGGAGTTGGCTGTGTTAAGACTCTAGAGGTGACGATACCAGAGATAGAGGTGATGCGGTTATCACATTACACAACAATTGCATCAGAATGTAGTAACTCAATCAAGAGCTACCTTCAAAATGTGTGAGtatttttacttaattgtTGCTAATCAAactatatggagtagtaaaataGAGAGTATTTCATTGGAATAGGAACAAGGAAGAGATCGGGTGGGATGTGCGTGTAGGCCTTGCTGTATACGACTCCTTCGACAGCAATGAGTATCTGAATGCACAGAAAATGCGGTAACAATAACATCTTATCATGTGTGAGCTTTATCGATCATGTCAAGCTGACGATTTTAACATATTAGTTCATACATTGTATAATCACGCAGGAGACGTCAGCTGCAATTCCACGAGAAAATATTTTCTGTAGCAGATGTCATTGTTACTCCAACCGTTGGGTACAAaattcattctctctcttagtTTATCTTTCTCGTGTCAAAGTTAACATAACATTTTGGTTACAGTGTGACTGCTTACACAATAAAGGATGACGCCTTGAAAACCGGTGAACTAGACTACATAAATGGAGGTATCAAATCTTAtagtattttgttaaattagtAGTGAAAGAAGGTTATTAATTATGGATCATGGAATATTTGCAGCTGCATTAGTACGATATCAGATAGCTGGAAACTTTTTGGGACTACCTGCTGTCACTGTTCCTGTACTCATCAAATTTCTCACctttctaattaatttgccaaaatttcattcaaaattaatgaatttttgtgacatttatattttgatggCAGGTTGGTTATGATAGAAGTGGGTTGCCAATAGGGCTGCAGTTTATAGGGAAGCCATGGTCAGAGTCTTTGTTGATTTACATTGCATCTGCTATGCAAGTAAGTGTTTTTTACACCAATTgttatagtatatattaaagGGTAGCAGttaaaaaaacatagtttaaatttatatttgtaaaagTTGGGTCTTTGATTCTGTGCAGGCACTATGTATATCAGGATGCAAGAAGCCAGAGGTGTTTTATGACATGCTGGCTAAGGAGTAAACTTTGTCAAGTTTGTGTAACAAACAATAATGTAGTAACTGTTCTGCGTACTAAACATGATGCAATAATACCATCTCAGCATTGCGAACCATCGCTGGAAGCTTCTCGCACTTGTCAGAGAATTGTTGGAGAGAAAATTGTCATATGGATTCATAGTATTTACTAGTGGCTCAATGACCTCTGCCTATAAACAGTTTAACTGTAGAATTTTCAATGACATTGCCTAATGTGATCACACATATGTATACCAAATATAGGAAACTGAGGAATGTACAGTGGTGGAAATAGACCCTACCTGAATGAGTAAACACTTGCGAGTGTCCAATATGAGCAGCCTCCAACACAGTTTTACGCTGAAGTCGGAATAATTAACTTCGATCTGAGCAAGGGCCAGATAAAAGGCCTTGGAGGCGATCCTTCATCAAAATACCATGCCATACGATATCAATAGGATGGTTTGTCCTACTATTTATTCCCTGTCATGATACCTAAAGCACGGTTTGAGAAAGTCTCATATGCTCGAACACTTGCTTGTTATGAACAATCAAACCCTTTCTAAATCAGGAACCTTGCAACGAAAGCACCACTCACACATCTGAGATTTGATAGATTTGAACAAGAAAACGCAACATGCTTGTTTGAGATCACCGTCAACGGCTCCCTGTGATCTGTTCTGCTGACTTGTTGGTTGTCTTCAGCAGACCATCTTGAGGCCAACTCCTTAGAAAACAAGTGACACACAATTCAGTGCAAGTCAGTGCAATGTTGTGCAGTGCAAACATTCTCACATTTATCACAATAAGTGGTTTTTATTTGCATCTATACCTATATAGATATATTCTTCgaaatataatagtactactatataatagGGAATCTGTAAAAAAGACACATTTTACGCCAACATGTAACCACAGCAGTTGTAGTAGTCTTCTTCAATGGCGGCCTACCCTTTATTGTCGACCACCATTGCTGACAACTGCTCCTCGAATTGATCCTCCTTCAATGTGATGTTCAAGTCGTGCCATCTCATTGTTGCAAATCAATTTCTCTGGTTTTTGGTGTGGAATCGATTTCTTCGTCTCCGCCCTTCTTCTTTGCTTATCTAGATAGCAATCATCGCCATTCCATCAACAACAAACACATTCAAACACTCGGGGGCtacttggtatgatggaatggaatggtggaatggaatgtgattcctacttccattctattcatttgcttggtgtgatggaatgaatgagtgaatggatgaaaatgcaaaggaaATCCAAGGAAATTGATATTTCATTCCTATCTTCATTCTATTCcaacctccattccattccatcataccaagcatgGCCTCAGTCCACCATACTACCACCATTGCCTCCACCCCTATTCTTCAATGCTTCTATTGTCCATTCTCCAGCAATTCCATGGCACctttgaaaaataatgatttctTGCTTTGAAGACTAGATGCTTACACATAAtgttcaaataaaaatgttttaaaaataagaatggTAGAAGTAACTGATTGCACACTGCGCTTATATGCACTAAAGTGTAAAGAATATGCGCTGATATGCACTAAatggataaatatataaacttaaTATGCATTGAATGGATAAAAAATTTGCACTAACTAATcttcaaaatgaaaacatgATAATCTGCTTTAAAAGGAATAATATTGATAATAGATTCTAAGAAGATATTATATGCAATCAAACAAAGTTCTGCTCCAAATAAACGCATTTAtatgattcaattttatatttaaagcTAACCTCACCGTTCTCATGGCGCTCGTGTTGGCTTCCCCAACATCTTCGTTTAAATCCAGATTCAGATCAATTTCTCCGGTTTTTGGTGTGGAATCGATTTCATCGTCTCCTCCCCCTCATGCCTACATCCGCCATGAATGCCTTTGATTCAACCACGTTAACCACTTTGTGTAAGACTGTGTACAATCTTTGTGCTAGTGAAGTGCACTAATAGTACTCCTAGTTGTTCATGCTCTTAGACAACACAATCTTGAATGGCATTGTATAATAGTACAATCATGCAGTCGTCAATCGTCATCCTCTTCTTCATTGATGGCCTTCCCCTTGTCATTAACCACCATCCCTGACAACTGCTCCTCGAATTGATCCTCCTACAATTCGATGTTCAAATCGAACCATCTCATtgtttcaaatcaatttctcTGGTTTTTGGTGTGGAATCGATTTCTTCATCTCCAACCTTCTTCTTTGCTTTATCCAGATAGCACTCATCACCATTCCCATCAACTACAAACTCATTCAAACACTCCTCCACCATACTACCACCATCGCCTCCAACCCCTCTTCTTCAATACTTTGCAACTGAAATATCTCGAGTTCCAGCTCTGACTCTCCGGCATGAGTAGCCTACTGACCATTCTTCAGCTATTCCTTCAAtcctttcaaaattatatgatTACTTGCTTTGAAGACTTGACTTTTACACATATAATATACtgttcaaataaaattgttttaaaaataagaatggTAGAACTGACTGCTCACTGCACTTATATGCACTAAAGTGTAAAGTATATGCACTGATATGCAGTAAatggataaatatataaactaataTGCACTAAATGTCTGAATGTACAAAAAAATTGCACCAACTAAACTTCAAAATAAAAGCATGATAATGTGCTCTGAAAGGAATAATATTGATGGATAGTTTCTTAGAAGACATATATGAAATCAAACAAAGTTCTCGCTCCAATTAaactactttatttacttcaattttctatttaaagcTAAAACTCATTTACACCTAAAGCCAAAAgccttttagttttatatctCCAAAGGAACGCAGTTTAGCCATTGCGCTTACCAGGCCACAAAAATCCAACCCTCAATGCAATGCCAACTCTTTAAGAGCACAAACTTCAATGGCATTGCCTAATGTGATTTTTGTGCATAACAAAATAGGAAATTGATGAATACACAGTAAATGAACTATACCAACTTTAATGGGATTGCCTAATGTGATTTTTTGCATAACAAAATAGGAAATTGATGAATACACAGTAAATGAACTATACCAACTTTAATGGCATTTCCTAATGTGATTTTTTGCATAGGAAATTGATGACAATACAGTAAAGGAACTAGACCAACCTGAGTGCAAAATGGATATCATCAAACAACAACATGGAGTCATGGAAGAAGGGAGAAGCTTCTCGAATCGATCCTCCTTCACATCGAACCATCTCATTGTCTTTGCGGCGCTCGTGCTGGCTTCCTCGGCCTCTTCgtttaaattcaaatcaatttctcAGGTTTTTGGTGTGGAATCGATTTCTTCATCTCCGCCCCCTCTTGTCCACCTCCACCTTGAACGCCTCTGCTTCAACCACCTTAACGACTCTGTGTAAGACACCACTCTTTGCAATACTGTGTGCAATCTTTGTGCAAAGTTCACTACTACTGCTAGTACTCCTAGTTGCTCATGCTCTTAGACCGCACACTTTGAATGGCATCGCCTAATAGTACAATCTCCAACGGCCTCTGCCTAGATAATCTTTAATATGTATACTACATATAGGAAATTGATGAATACACAGTGAAGGAAATAGACCAACGTGAAGGAGCAAATACTTCAATCTTCCAATGTGAGcggcctcaatcggagtttcATGCTATAAAAAGACTTGGAAATGACGCCTTCTATTGGTCCTCTTGGCGTATTCCGTGCCGTCCGGATATTTCACCCCTCCAATCTTCTTATGACCTCAAGTGCGCAACCAAGCTAGCAAACTGAAAGATACTGAGTAGGAGAAGCTCTAGACATTCTCTGGCGGCATTAGAAGACAGGGGAGATGCAAGACCTTCCTTCCAAAAGAAGAGCTTGCGTGAAGCCCTTCCGCCTCCCCACCATGACAAACTCTCCCATTGCTCCTCCTTTAGAGTTGGGGCAATTTCGTTTGCGTTTGCCCCTTCTACCTTTGGGTATTTGCGGCACTCGCTGTGGCCTGTGTAAATCTTCTCACAATGTGAGAAGCTGAGCCAATCGTCGCTGCAGAATCGACACTGTTTGTCCCTTCTGCATACTTTGCACTCTTTGTCCCTTCCGCATACTTTGCATAGCGGTGTAGATTCGACTCCTTCTGATTGATGCCACAAAAACCATAGCTAATTAGACAGCCATTACAAAGTTATGGTTTGAtgcaaatttttaataaaatccaAATCATGTCCACACTCATTGAGTTATGATACTAAAACAAGATCTACTAACATAAAATTACAATCTCAGTTTTATTTCTAGACACTTATTAACCAGAAATTATTGAATTCTATTGTTTTGGAAACTGGCATTGCTACTTTAATCTTGATATCTTTCACCTACTATCTACAGCAATTCCATGACATCTTTGAGAATGATCTGGTTTCTCAACTTGGAGACGTGatttattgattataaaataattatatatgcactaaagtgaaaaatataagCACTGATATGCACAAAATGGATAAATATATGCACTGATATGCGCTGAATGTAAACGGTATTGTTTTGGTCTAAGGttcaaaaagataaaaaaagcTTGGACAGAGTTGAAATgctaataaagtaaaaaggaCACTCACAAAATGGTGTGAATTGAAAAGTGATTGCTCAAACACGCTAAAACACACACCCtctttttatgttattttctgAGCTATCAGTCTCTCTATCTCTCCAAAGAATCTCCCTGAATATGAGAAGAGACGGTGTATCGCTTTTCATGCGTGATGGTGCAATTTATATCGCACCACTAACCAAATGTGAGTTATGATACTATTACAAGATCTACTAACATTAAACTCTAATCTCGGTTTTATTTCTAGACACTAATTAACATAGAAATGATTAAATTCTACGATTGTTTTTGAAACTGGCTTTGCTACTTTAATCTTGAAATCATTCACCTACTTTCTCCGGAAATTCCATGACATCTTTGAGAATAATATGATTTCTCGATTTGAAGACATTACttattgattattaaataatttcatatgcACTAAATGGATAAATATATGCACCGAAATGCGCTGAACATACAAAATATCTGCACAAATCGATCTTGACAAAGATGATAATGCGCTTTGAAAGGAATATTATTGAATGAATAGAGTTCTCACTCcaaacaaattcaattttttggtGTATGCATTAGGCTATCGGCGAACTGCTAGGAGAAGCCTactaattcaatattttaaggTTATTTAATTGAAGGTAAAGAGATGGAGTTTAATTATTAGAGAGCTTTCTAGTCTTGAGTTTTCTTCCAGTTACAAAGTTTTAGGTTTTAGTTCCATATTTGGTACAAAAGTGTATATGTTTCGATGAACGGAATTAACGAAAGCGTTTTGAGTCCTtctgatataaaaaaaatatataaaggcCAAAGCGGTGGGTGGCTATTTTgatgacataaaaaaaaccgAAAGTACAAAATAATATCGTTCTGTCCTTATGTTTTAATAGAGTATAAAAGTCTGGTAAAGCAGTTTGCGAttatctaaatataaaaatagaaaacttTGTCATTTTGGCTTTAGgtttaaatagaaatatagaGGCTACATTTTATTGCCATTTTGATGATATagcaaaataggaaaatatttaaagaccaaacgacgtcgttttcccttatgttttaaaatataaaaaaggcTCAGGCAGCACTACAAGGCGCTACCCCGAGCCATAAAGATCCAACTATAGTAAGATTACAGCTAATGACATCTGCCTAGAAACTATTTTTCATCACAATAGTCACTGGCATTGCTTAATGTGATCATGTGTACCAAATATAGGAAATGGAAGAATACACACTAAAGGAACAGACCAACCTGAACGAGCAAGTAATTAAAGTTTCCAACATGAGCAGCCTACATCGCAGTTTCACGACAGCAGCAGGCGTAATTTGGATAGGACCAGAGGCCAGAGAAAAGGCCGTGGAGGCGATCCACTGGCATGATACTCAATGCCTGGCTCGTGAAATTCTTTGTGGACTCCAAAGTGAGTGGCAAGAGATCCCATTACTCCAGGAGCAATACCTCTGTATAAGCCTATCCAACGATtacacttttatctctaatatgagtatataagatgacacatttcaactctaaaaatttatcaaataaaccATAGAAGATGAAAGCAACAACCAAACGACACTAACTACTATTTGGATTCTAAAAGCAACAACCCAACTAATTTGATTTagagaaatcaaaatatcttGTACTATTACCCTACATATCTTGGATTTGCATGCGTGCCTTAATTGTGTCAATCGCCCCACATAAAAACTCCATCCACACTAAAAAAGTTTAATGTTGGCATTTAATCAAACACCTCTTGCGATATTTcaaaatagtaggagtagtataattcGTTCATCAAACAATCACTTTCATCTGAAAATAGTCTTACCAAGGAATTGATTATGGTGGTTTCGGCTGAGCGTGAGTGGTTTTCCGATTTCGCAGATGGTGGAGTGGTCGGCCGTGGAAGCTCGCTAGGGTTTATTGTTCTTATCttttctcaatttaatttaatatgctCCAACGTCAgttaatttagataattaaattaatttaaatataaaaagttaaatttcttattttaagaggtgagGATATTTCGGTGATTTgtaaattgagaaaaaaagaacCGTCGCCTGAGTGATTCGAACACTCGCGGGGAAACCCCATGTACTTAGCAGGCACACGCCTTAACCACTCGGCCAAAGCGACAATTTGTTTGGTCTTGCtttataaatactagtatatcacccgtgctatgcacgggatatgacattttcaaataatagagATAAATGTTAAGGTAAGtagattaaaatataaaatcaagagAAATGTACTTCTATCAACTTGTATacggttttaattttttatataagtggaataaaatcaaataaacaaatgaCAAAGTGGAGATGTGCGACTAAGAATTAAAGAGCATATGTTAATCATAATAAGTTATACACATAAAGGATGCAACTAAGGATCAAAGAGGAAAACTTCATATAGtttgaataaacaaattgTTCATACAATTTGAATAAGATATACACATAAAGAGGAAAacatcatataatttaaataaataaatagttcaaCAATTTTACGTGTCACATgtgaatatcaaaattttgtcatcaaaataaacaattttaaataatgcaTTTCATTGAATCATAACATacttagtaaaatatttttaac
This window contains:
- the LOC125205262 gene encoding fatty acid amide hydrolase-like, which translates into the protein MGIFKDNGVVYKAADDIDLGPDSDEFYLRANVKAPRMAGLLVKVFAWLLESPILGGMLLYFLKKNNLIHKLVSFAELQEEPLFVPLHPHQGDEEKETIYIDPNATPQEKVEEAAKCLGSFEDEQESRIPQPSFHRWTVLDYATAYKSGETTPTKVAERFIACAKESSDMSFFINYCIDDILSQAAESTLRHQRGEAISVLDGVPVAVKDEIDCMPYPTTGGTKWMQKARECRNDAYCVKCLRSCGAIILGKTNMHELGAGISGINPHYGAARNPYNRSKITGGSSSGSAAVVAAGLCPLALGVDGGGSVRLPAALCGVVGFKPTFSRVPHQGVLPINYTIGMVGILAATVEDALVAYAAIAGADESATTAVPRVGLPLLKSANYMSDHIKIARYGEWFDDCTDDIKECCSNAVAKLSDKYGWKTLEVTIPEIEVMRLSHYTTIASECSNSIKSYLQNVNKEEIGWDVRVGLAVYDSFDSNEYLNAQKMRRRQLQFHEKIFSVADVIVTPTVGVTAYTIKDDALKTGELDYINGAALVRYQIAGNFLGLPAVTVPVGYDRSGLPIGLQFIGKPWSESLLIYIASAMQALCISGCKKPEVFYDMLAKE